The following are from one region of the Paenalkalicoccus suaedae genome:
- the hisIE gene encoding bifunctional phosphoribosyl-AMP cyclohydrolase/phosphoribosyl-ATP diphosphatase HisIE, giving the protein MNIDQLRFDEKGLLPAIVQDFSTKEVLTLAYMNKESLEKTLEIGETVFYSRSREELWHKGATSGNTQRVEEIRYDCDQDALVVLVTPAGPACHTGERTCFHETLFAGEDTVETSKDGEANRFAIIEELEQLLVEREQTMPEGSYSTYLFEEGVDKILKKVGEEASEIIIAAKNRDKDELTWESADFLYHWLVLLQEQKLPLDRVLERLKDRHSGKKGI; this is encoded by the coding sequence ATGAACATAGATCAGCTACGCTTTGACGAAAAAGGCCTTCTTCCTGCGATTGTTCAGGATTTTTCTACGAAAGAAGTGTTAACACTTGCCTATATGAATAAAGAGTCTTTAGAAAAGACGCTAGAGATCGGCGAGACGGTCTTTTACAGCCGTTCTCGCGAGGAGCTGTGGCACAAAGGCGCAACATCTGGTAACACGCAGCGCGTCGAGGAGATCCGCTACGACTGCGATCAGGACGCACTTGTTGTCCTCGTCACACCAGCCGGTCCCGCTTGTCACACCGGCGAGCGCACATGCTTCCATGAGACTCTCTTTGCAGGAGAAGACACGGTAGAGACTTCGAAAGACGGAGAAGCTAATCGCTTTGCTATTATCGAAGAGCTAGAGCAACTATTGGTGGAACGCGAGCAAACAATGCCAGAAGGCTCTTACTCGACGTATTTATTTGAAGAAGGCGTCGATAAGATTCTAAAGAAAGTCGGCGAAGAAGCATCAGAGATCATCATCGCGGCTAAGAATCGCGACAAAGACGAGCTTACGTGGGAAAGTGCAGACTTCCTTTACCACTGGTTGGTTCTCTTGCAGGAGCAAAAGCTGCCGCTTGATCGGGTATTAGAGCGGTTGAAGGATCGGCATAGTGGCAAGAAAGGGATCTAA
- the hisF gene encoding imidazole glycerol phosphate synthase subunit HisF, with product MLTKRIIPCLDVKEGRVVKGVQFVDLRDAGDPVELAAFYDEQGADELVFLDISASHEGRETMVDVVEQVAGTLAIPFTVGGGINALSDMKRILRAGADKVSLNTAAVLRPELIKEGADFFGSQCIVVAIDAKWDEALDSWRVYTHGGRKATDREVIAWAKEAVSLGAGEILLTSMDEDGEKSGFAIELTKAVSEAVSVPVIASGGAGNQEHFETVFTDGKADAALAASIFHYKETSVEEVKTYLRGKGLPIR from the coding sequence ATGCTCACAAAACGTATTATTCCGTGTTTAGATGTAAAGGAAGGGCGCGTTGTAAAAGGCGTGCAGTTCGTTGATTTACGTGACGCTGGGGATCCAGTCGAGCTTGCGGCGTTTTACGATGAGCAAGGTGCAGACGAGCTTGTCTTTCTAGATATTTCCGCGTCTCACGAAGGTCGTGAGACAATGGTCGATGTAGTCGAGCAGGTGGCAGGAACGCTTGCAATTCCGTTCACCGTTGGCGGTGGAATTAATGCTTTGTCTGACATGAAGCGAATTCTTCGCGCAGGAGCGGATAAGGTGTCCCTTAATACCGCTGCGGTTTTACGTCCGGAGCTTATTAAAGAGGGCGCTGACTTCTTTGGCTCCCAGTGCATCGTGGTCGCGATTGATGCAAAGTGGGACGAGGCTTTAGACTCCTGGCGCGTGTACACGCACGGTGGTCGCAAGGCAACAGATCGCGAAGTCATTGCCTGGGCAAAGGAAGCTGTTTCCTTAGGCGCTGGCGAGATTTTACTAACAAGCATGGACGAAGACGGAGAGAAGTCTGGCTTTGCGATTGAATTGACAAAGGCTGTTAGCGAAGCTGTCTCTGTGCCAGTTATTGCCTCAGGCGGTGCTGGAAATCAGGAGCATTTCGAAACTGTCTTTACAGACGGAAAAGCAGATGCGGCTCTTGCGGCATCCATCTTTCACTATAAAGAGACTTCTGTCGAAGAAGTTAAAACATACTTACGCGGAAAGGGGCTACCAATTCGATGA
- the hisA gene encoding 1-(5-phosphoribosyl)-5-[(5-phosphoribosylamino)methylideneamino]imidazole-4-carboxamide isomerase: protein MSNEFIVYPAIDIRGGKCVRLLQGDYDQETVYGDSPFDMAKTFEEQGATWIHMVDLDGAKAGQPVNHEVVIKAASELSAKVQIGGGIRTAEDVARYLDAGVSRVILGSSAISDPEFVTSMLATYGGERIAIGIDARDGFVATHGWLQTSEVKAEELGKELAAKGAETFIMTDISRDGMLSGPNVEAIASLGQATGKQVIASGGVSSMDDLRELAERKDSGIAGAITGKALYTDRIDLKTAIEEVQQ from the coding sequence TTGAGTAACGAGTTTATTGTGTATCCAGCAATTGATATTAGAGGTGGCAAATGCGTCCGCTTGCTTCAAGGTGACTACGATCAGGAGACGGTGTACGGCGATTCTCCGTTTGATATGGCAAAGACGTTTGAGGAGCAGGGAGCGACGTGGATTCACATGGTGGATCTAGACGGCGCGAAGGCAGGTCAACCGGTCAATCACGAGGTGGTGATTAAGGCTGCTTCTGAGCTGTCTGCAAAGGTCCAAATTGGCGGCGGGATTCGCACGGCGGAGGACGTGGCTCGTTATTTAGACGCTGGTGTGAGCCGAGTGATATTGGGCAGTTCCGCGATTTCTGATCCGGAGTTTGTCACATCGATGCTTGCTACATACGGCGGCGAGCGCATTGCGATTGGCATTGATGCGCGCGACGGATTTGTGGCGACGCACGGTTGGCTACAAACGTCCGAGGTCAAGGCGGAGGAGCTTGGTAAGGAGCTTGCTGCTAAAGGCGCGGAGACATTTATTATGACCGATATTTCTCGCGATGGGATGCTCTCAGGTCCTAACGTCGAGGCGATCGCAAGCCTTGGTCAGGCGACTGGCAAGCAGGTGATTGCGTCAGGCGGCGTGAGTAGCATGGATGATTTGCGCGAGCTTGCGGAGAGAAAAGATAGTGGCATTGCTGGAGCAATTACAGGTAAAGCGCTTTATACCGATCGAATCGATCTGAAGACGGCGATCGAGGAGGTGCAGCAGTAA
- the hisH gene encoding imidazole glycerol phosphate synthase subunit HisH produces the protein MIGIIDYGMGNLHSVTKALERLGHVPFVSEHAEELSKADQLILPGVGSFKDGMAELEARGLDVFVKQWAEDGKPLLGICLGMQLLFDESQENGLTKGLALLPGSVVKFQEGVAKVPHMGWNQLSFRQKTHEILKDVKEGHVYFVHSYFVQTKNDEVLVATTDYADAVVPAVVAKDSVWATQFHPEKSSGVGMSMLKNFVEQKGGVRVE, from the coding sequence ATGATCGGGATTATCGACTATGGTATGGGCAACCTGCACAGTGTCACGAAGGCGCTTGAGCGTCTAGGTCACGTACCGTTTGTATCAGAGCACGCCGAGGAGTTATCGAAGGCAGATCAATTAATCCTGCCTGGCGTCGGCTCGTTTAAGGACGGAATGGCCGAGCTTGAAGCACGCGGACTAGATGTGTTTGTGAAGCAGTGGGCGGAGGACGGTAAGCCGCTATTAGGTATTTGTTTAGGCATGCAATTGCTATTTGATGAAAGCCAAGAAAACGGGCTGACGAAGGGGCTTGCACTCTTGCCAGGAAGCGTTGTAAAGTTCCAAGAGGGTGTTGCAAAAGTACCTCACATGGGCTGGAATCAACTCTCGTTTCGCCAAAAAACGCACGAGATCTTGAAAGATGTTAAAGAAGGGCACGTCTACTTTGTGCACTCGTATTTTGTGCAAACAAAGAACGACGAAGTGCTTGTGGCTACGACGGACTACGCGGATGCGGTGGTGCCTGCGGTAGTTGCGAAGGATAGTGTCTGGGCGACGCAGTTCCATCCGGAGAAGAGTAGCGGAGTTGGAATGAGTATGCTGAAGAATTTTGTGGAGCAAAAAGGGGGCGTTCGCGTTGAGTAA
- the hisB gene encoding imidazoleglycerol-phosphate dehydratase HisB, protein MTKRQSSQSRQTNETQIELTFNIDGEGNANLQTDVPFMTHMLDLFTRHGLFDLDLTARGDVEIDDHHTTEDIGIVLGTALQEALGDKRGIKRYGNFTVPMDDALAQVVIDLSNRPHFELKGEIPRGKVGTFDTELIEEFLWKLALEARMNLHVIVHYGTNAHHIIEAIFKALGRALDEATQVDPRVKGIPSTKGSLS, encoded by the coding sequence ATGACAAAGAGACAATCATCGCAGTCGAGACAAACGAACGAAACGCAAATTGAGCTTACTTTCAACATTGATGGGGAAGGGAACGCAAACCTACAAACCGATGTCCCATTTATGACGCACATGCTCGACCTATTTACACGTCACGGTCTGTTTGACTTAGACTTAACAGCGCGAGGCGACGTAGAAATTGACGATCACCACACGACAGAGGATATTGGTATCGTTCTTGGAACCGCGCTACAAGAAGCGTTAGGTGATAAGCGCGGTATTAAGCGCTACGGGAACTTTACCGTACCGATGGATGATGCGTTAGCGCAGGTCGTGATTGACTTAAGCAACCGACCTCATTTCGAGCTAAAGGGAGAGATTCCTCGTGGCAAGGTTGGTACGTTTGATACGGAGCTCATCGAAGAATTCCTATGGAAGCTAGCGCTCGAAGCACGCATGAACTTACATGTGATCGTGCACTACGGGACGAATGCGCACCACATTATTGAGGCGATCTTTAAGGCACTGGGACGAGCGCTTGATGAAGCTACACAGGTAGATCCACGCGTTAAAGGAATTCCATCTACAAAGGGGAGTCTCTCATGA
- the hisD gene encoding histidinol dehydrogenase, with product MKILPLEESISLKRTIDQGTEEQRIAVQAILADVRANQDSAVLRYTKQFDGVELTDMRVTDAEINEADKRVTDETKEIIREAIANIKDFHERQVQQSWMTTKPDGTILGQKVTPLDAVGVYVPGGRAAYPSSIMMNVIPALVAGVERIVMVSPPQKDGGLDDTVLVTAKELGVKEIYKVGGAQAVAALAYGTEQIAPVDKITGPGNIFVALAKQHVYGTVDIDMIAGPSEIVVLADQTGRADYIAADLLSQAEHDPMSSAILVTTNQKLAEAVSKEVDKQLETLPKREIASEAIEKHSCIYVAATLHDAVKATNELAPEHLELHVEEPWVVLSQIRHAGAIFLGEMSSEPVGDYFAGPNHVLPTNGTARFSSPLNVEDFTKKSSIISYSKQAIKEHGHKISSFARLENLEAHARAIDLRLKEDE from the coding sequence GTGAAGATTTTACCTTTAGAAGAATCGATTTCGCTAAAGCGCACGATTGATCAAGGAACAGAGGAACAGCGTATTGCCGTTCAAGCGATTTTAGCAGACGTTCGTGCGAACCAAGACAGCGCTGTGTTGCGTTACACGAAGCAGTTTGATGGCGTGGAGCTTACTGATATGCGAGTGACAGACGCGGAGATAAACGAAGCGGACAAGCGTGTAACAGACGAAACGAAGGAAATTATTCGCGAAGCGATTGCCAATATAAAAGACTTCCATGAGCGCCAGGTGCAGCAGTCGTGGATGACAACGAAGCCTGATGGAACGATTTTAGGACAAAAGGTTACGCCACTTGATGCTGTCGGCGTTTACGTACCAGGAGGACGCGCAGCGTATCCATCGTCGATCATGATGAATGTAATCCCAGCGCTTGTTGCTGGTGTGGAGAGAATCGTCATGGTTTCGCCCCCACAAAAAGATGGAGGTCTAGACGATACGGTGTTAGTGACAGCGAAGGAGCTAGGCGTCAAAGAAATCTATAAGGTTGGTGGCGCGCAGGCGGTAGCGGCACTTGCTTACGGCACAGAGCAAATTGCGCCTGTGGATAAAATTACCGGACCTGGTAACATCTTTGTTGCGTTAGCGAAGCAGCACGTGTACGGGACGGTCGATATTGATATGATTGCTGGACCGAGTGAGATCGTCGTCCTTGCTGATCAAACTGGACGCGCAGACTACATTGCAGCAGATTTACTCTCACAGGCAGAGCACGATCCTATGTCTTCGGCTATTTTAGTGACGACGAATCAAAAGTTAGCGGAAGCCGTTAGTAAAGAAGTGGACAAGCAACTTGAGACGTTACCTAAACGAGAAATTGCCTCGGAAGCGATTGAGAAGCATAGCTGTATTTATGTTGCAGCAACGCTACATGACGCAGTCAAAGCAACAAACGAGCTTGCGCCGGAGCACCTTGAGTTACACGTGGAGGAGCCATGGGTGGTGCTTAGCCAAATTCGTCACGCCGGCGCTATTTTCTTAGGAGAAATGAGCTCGGAGCCTGTTGGGGATTATTTTGCTGGTCCGAATCACGTACTCCCAACGAACGGCACAGCGCGCTTTAGTAGCCCGCTAAACGTCGAAGATTTTACAAAGAAATCAAGCATTATTTCCTATAGTAAGCAGGCGATAAAAGAGCACGGTCATAAGATCTCAAGCTTTGCTCGGTTAGAAAATCTAGAGGCGCACGCACGCGCTATTGATCTACGTTTAAAGGAGGACGAGTAA
- the hisG gene encoding ATP phosphoribosyltransferase: MSKSLLTVAMPKGRIFEEAVGLLRQAGYAIPEEFDESRKLIIDVPESGMRFILAKPMDVPTYVEHGVADVGVAGKDVMLEEERDVYEVLDLKISACYMAVAALPSYDPSADVAPKIASKYPKLTSDYFREQGEQVEIIKLNGSIELAPIVGLADRIVDIVSTGQTLKENGLVEIETMIPITSRFIVNPVSYRTKSKQIDEMVDRLAEVVSEEVAK; the protein is encoded by the coding sequence ATGAGTAAGTCACTGTTAACCGTTGCAATGCCAAAAGGGCGAATCTTTGAAGAAGCAGTTGGTCTTCTTCGTCAGGCAGGCTATGCAATTCCGGAAGAATTTGATGAATCTAGAAAGCTTATTATCGATGTACCTGAATCAGGCATGCGCTTTATTTTAGCAAAGCCAATGGACGTGCCTACCTACGTCGAGCATGGTGTTGCGGACGTTGGAGTTGCAGGGAAGGATGTTATGCTAGAAGAAGAGCGTGATGTTTATGAAGTATTAGATTTAAAAATTAGCGCCTGCTATATGGCGGTTGCGGCTCTTCCATCGTATGATCCGAGTGCGGATGTGGCACCAAAGATTGCGTCTAAATATCCAAAGCTTACGTCTGATTATTTCCGTGAACAAGGCGAGCAGGTGGAGATCATTAAACTAAATGGATCGATTGAGCTTGCGCCGATTGTAGGCTTAGCCGATCGTATCGTCGATATTGTGTCAACAGGTCAAACCCTTAAAGAGAATGGTTTGGTGGAAATAGAGACGATGATTCCGATCACATCACGATTTATCGTGAATCCAGTTAGCTATCGCACCAAGTCTAAGCAAATTGATGAGATGGTGGATCGATTAGCGGAAGTCGTGTCAGAGGAGGTAGCAAAGTGA
- a CDS encoding ATP phosphoribosyltransferase regulatory subunit, giving the protein MSKLFMFEKPQGMRDTLPELYELKRRIRDTFAKEIAQWGFERVETPSVEFYETVGAASAILDQQLFKLLDHKGNTLVLRPDMTAPIARIAASTLKDADRPLRLTYDAPVFRAQQAEGGRPAEFEQIGVELIGDGSSGADAEVISLMMSSLARAEISSYQVAIGNVGFVNALLKEILGNDHRSQEFRRYLYEKNYVGFRKAVDALPLSSIDKNRLNKLLRLKGDRSVIDEARKLVESQEVQEALDQLEMVMSILADYESDEHVLIDLNLVMHMSYYTGTVFEAYSEGLGYPLGGGGRYDKLLEAFNHDEPATGFGLRLDRLAEAAGRKKQRVMKDSCIIFSQDRRKEAMQAAKKLRETGRSVVMQEIAGIKNVDSYSSQFNDVQYFVGSNGNGGSANE; this is encoded by the coding sequence ATGAGTAAACTATTTATGTTCGAAAAGCCACAAGGAATGCGAGATACCCTACCAGAGCTTTACGAGTTAAAACGCAGAATTAGAGACACATTTGCAAAAGAGATTGCACAGTGGGGCTTTGAACGCGTAGAGACGCCGTCCGTTGAATTTTATGAAACAGTCGGCGCAGCTTCCGCTATTCTAGACCAGCAACTATTTAAGCTTTTAGACCATAAAGGCAACACACTCGTTTTAAGACCCGATATGACAGCACCGATTGCACGAATTGCAGCATCCACGTTAAAGGACGCAGACCGTCCTTTACGCTTAACGTACGATGCACCCGTTTTCCGTGCTCAGCAAGCAGAGGGTGGGAGACCGGCAGAATTTGAGCAAATTGGCGTGGAGTTAATTGGAGATGGATCGAGCGGAGCGGATGCAGAAGTGATCTCTCTCATGATGTCATCGTTAGCACGAGCAGAAATTAGCTCGTACCAAGTAGCTATAGGAAACGTTGGATTTGTGAATGCCCTACTAAAAGAAATTCTAGGCAACGATCATAGATCGCAGGAATTCCGTCGCTATTTATATGAGAAGAACTACGTTGGTTTCCGCAAAGCAGTCGATGCCTTGCCACTATCGTCGATCGATAAAAATAGATTGAATAAATTACTCCGATTAAAAGGAGATCGAAGCGTCATTGACGAAGCGAGAAAGCTAGTCGAGTCACAGGAAGTACAAGAGGCGCTTGATCAGCTGGAGATGGTCATGTCGATCTTAGCGGACTATGAGAGTGATGAACACGTCCTGATCGATTTAAACCTTGTCATGCACATGAGCTACTACACGGGCACGGTGTTTGAAGCCTATAGCGAAGGACTTGGCTATCCGCTTGGAGGCGGAGGTCGCTACGATAAACTACTTGAAGCGTTCAACCACGATGAGCCAGCAACTGGCTTTGGGCTTCGATTGGATCGACTGGCGGAGGCTGCTGGTCGCAAAAAGCAGCGCGTCATGAAGGATTCGTGCATTATTTTTAGCCAGGATCGCAGAAAAGAAGCGATGCAGGCGGCGAAGAAGCTTCGCGAAACAGGTCGTTCCGTCGTGATGCAAGAGATCGCTGGAATTAAAAACGTCGATTCCTACTCATCGCAGTTTAACGATGTGCAATATTTCGTTGGATCGAATGGAAATGGAGGATCAGCTAATGAGTAA
- a CDS encoding acyltransferase — MARRTERYPVTRANSLWQVYKTVPFIKVVKNFIVIQLARYTPFLGVKNWLYRTFLRMKIGSEAAVALMVMMDVMFPERISIGKNSVIGYNTTILAHEYLIKEYRLGDVHIGDNVMVGANTTILPGVTIGDDAIVSAGTLVHKDVPAGAFVGGNPMQVIQTKEEREADL; from the coding sequence GTGGCACGACGAACGGAGCGTTACCCAGTTACACGAGCAAATTCTCTGTGGCAAGTCTATAAAACCGTCCCATTTATCAAGGTAGTAAAAAACTTTATCGTCATTCAGCTCGCGCGCTACACGCCTTTTCTCGGCGTAAAGAACTGGCTATACCGAACCTTTTTACGGATGAAAATCGGGAGCGAAGCCGCCGTTGCTTTAATGGTCATGATGGACGTCATGTTCCCAGAACGCATCTCCATCGGCAAAAACTCCGTAATAGGTTATAACACCACGATCTTAGCGCACGAATATTTAATCAAAGAATACCGTCTCGGAGACGTCCACATCGGAGACAATGTGATGGTCGGAGCCAATACGACGATCCTGCCAGGAGTAACAATAGGCGACGACGCCATCGTCTCTGCAGGTACACTCGTCCATAAAGATGTCCCAGCAGGCGCCTTCGTAGGCGGCAACCCTATGCAAGTGATTCAAACAAAAGAAGAACGGGAAGCGGATCTATAA
- the ppaX gene encoding pyrophosphatase PpaX, giving the protein MKPINTVLFDLDGTLINTIDLIVQSFEHTLDTYYPGQYTRKDIAMFIGPPLSETFEAMENADVEQMIETYRTFNHANHDALVTPYEGVTETLDALVENGYKMAVVTTKKRDTALKGIELMGLSKYFEVVVSLDEVTNYKPDPEPLLLALKQLDAKPEEAIMVGDSEHDILAGQNTGTKSAGVAWSIKGREHLESYNPDVMLGTMTDLLTYLQIDN; this is encoded by the coding sequence ATGAAACCAATTAATACCGTACTATTTGATTTAGATGGCACACTGATCAACACCATTGATCTTATCGTTCAATCGTTTGAGCACACGCTCGACACCTACTATCCCGGCCAATATACGCGCAAGGATATCGCCATGTTTATCGGACCACCACTTTCCGAGACTTTTGAGGCGATGGAAAATGCGGACGTGGAGCAAATGATTGAGACGTATCGTACCTTCAACCACGCCAACCACGACGCACTCGTAACACCTTACGAAGGTGTGACAGAAACACTTGATGCACTCGTAGAAAATGGCTACAAGATGGCAGTTGTCACAACCAAAAAGCGTGACACAGCACTAAAAGGTATCGAACTAATGGGCCTCTCTAAGTACTTTGAGGTGGTCGTATCATTAGATGAAGTAACCAACTACAAGCCAGACCCAGAACCACTTCTTTTAGCGCTCAAGCAACTAGACGCAAAGCCTGAAGAAGCCATTATGGTAGGCGATAGTGAGCACGATATTTTAGCAGGCCAAAACACAGGCACGAAATCAGCTGGTGTTGCCTGGTCTATTAAAGGACGCGAACACTTAGAGTCCTATAATCCAGACGTGATGCTAGGCACTATGACAGACTTACTCACATATTTACAGATCGACAACTAA
- a CDS encoding nucleoside recognition domain-containing protein: MRTLKNGLLAGLQTSWKLGKIIFPITIIVTILSQTVIMDMLVASLEPLMRFIGLPGEAALVLVLGNVLNLYAAIGAMLTMDLAVKEVFILAIMLSFSHNLFVESAVAKQVGLRISVVLAVRLGLAFFSAWVIHLVWQGGSEPASYGFISMGAPQEIEGFSPLILHAVQTAFLGVLQLAAIVIPIMLFIQVMKDMNWLPIFSRWMTPLTKLLGIKPNTSTTLASGLLFGLAYGAGVMIQAVKEDGVSKKDLYLVFIFLVACHAVIEDTLIFAPLGIPLWPLLLVRVVTAILLTIAVAFFWNRLEKKQESEEIHRKPAASDR; this comes from the coding sequence ATGCGCACGTTAAAGAACGGGTTGCTTGCAGGTTTACAAACGTCTTGGAAGCTCGGTAAGATCATTTTCCCGATCACGATCATTGTGACGATTTTGAGTCAAACGGTGATCATGGATATGCTTGTTGCATCGCTTGAGCCTTTGATGCGGTTTATCGGATTGCCTGGGGAAGCGGCACTTGTGCTTGTCCTAGGTAACGTCTTGAATTTATACGCCGCAATCGGCGCGATGCTCACGATGGACTTAGCTGTGAAGGAAGTATTTATTTTAGCGATTATGCTTTCCTTCTCACACAATTTATTTGTCGAGTCGGCAGTCGCAAAGCAGGTAGGCTTAAGAATATCCGTCGTATTAGCAGTAAGGCTAGGTCTCGCATTCTTCTCTGCCTGGGTGATTCACCTCGTTTGGCAGGGAGGGAGTGAGCCAGCAAGCTACGGATTTATTTCCATGGGTGCACCGCAGGAGATCGAGGGGTTTTCGCCCCTTATCCTGCATGCTGTTCAGACAGCATTCCTAGGCGTGCTGCAGCTTGCTGCGATCGTCATTCCGATCATGCTATTCATCCAAGTCATGAAAGATATGAATTGGTTGCCTATTTTCTCGCGTTGGATGACGCCACTGACGAAGCTTTTAGGCATTAAGCCAAATACATCCACAACTCTTGCATCAGGGCTCCTATTCGGACTCGCTTATGGAGCAGGCGTGATGATTCAAGCGGTGAAAGAGGACGGCGTCTCAAAGAAGGATTTATACCTCGTGTTTATCTTTCTTGTTGCCTGTCACGCCGTTATTGAGGATACGTTAATTTTTGCACCGCTCGGAATACCGCTCTGGCCTCTTCTTTTAGTGAGAGTCGTCACCGCGATTCTACTCACGATCGCTGTTGCTTTCTTCTGGAATCGACTCGAGAAGAAGCAGGAGTCAGAAGAGATTCACCGCAAACCAGCAGCATCTGATCGGTAA
- the lgt gene encoding prolipoprotein diacylglyceryl transferase, producing MYTLAIQPLNPVAFELGPITVYWYGLLIGFGAFLGYLLANREMKRRGLPDDMLADLLLYALPAAIVGARLYYVIFRWDQFADNPISVLYIWEGGIAIHGALIGSFLTAFIFAKKRGVSFWKLADITAPSILLGQAIGRWGNFMNQEVYGGEVSRSFLEGLFLPEFIINQMFIDGAYYHPTFLYESIWNLLGVALLLYLRRVNLRQGEIFLSYLIYYSIGRFVIEGIRTDYLLVFGFLRTAQVLSVILIVGGIFFLIYRRKMGLANKRYLDDEPKPKTNKKKA from the coding sequence ATGTATACACTCGCTATTCAGCCACTAAATCCAGTTGCATTCGAGCTTGGACCAATAACAGTATATTGGTACGGCTTATTAATCGGGTTCGGAGCATTTCTTGGATATCTTCTCGCTAACCGTGAGATGAAGCGTCGCGGGTTGCCCGACGATATGCTTGCAGATCTATTACTATACGCGCTACCGGCAGCGATTGTCGGAGCTCGACTTTACTATGTCATTTTTAGATGGGATCAATTTGCCGATAATCCGATCAGTGTCCTCTACATTTGGGAGGGTGGAATTGCGATTCACGGGGCGTTAATTGGTTCGTTCTTAACGGCCTTTATTTTTGCAAAAAAACGTGGCGTTTCCTTTTGGAAGCTTGCCGACATTACAGCGCCAAGTATCCTGCTAGGTCAGGCAATTGGACGCTGGGGTAACTTCATGAACCAAGAGGTATATGGGGGAGAAGTGTCACGATCTTTCTTAGAAGGGCTATTCCTTCCAGAATTTATTATTAACCAAATGTTTATTGATGGTGCATACTACCATCCAACGTTCCTATACGAATCGATCTGGAATCTACTTGGGGTAGCATTGCTTCTCTATTTACGTCGCGTTAACTTACGACAAGGTGAAATATTCCTCTCGTACCTAATTTACTATTCGATTGGACGATTTGTGATCGAAGGTATTCGTACGGATTACTTACTAGTCTTTGGATTCCTGCGAACAGCACAGGTTCTCTCTGTGATCTTGATCGTCGGCGGAATTTTCTTCCTTATCTATCGTCGGAAAATGGGGCTTGCGAACAAACGATATTTAGACGATGAGCCTAAGCCAAAAACAAACAAGAAGAAGGCGTAG
- the hprK gene encoding HPr(Ser) kinase/phosphatase yields MADVTSKDLMKELKLTLLNDEESVTYRPITVSDISRPGMEMAGFFTYYPAKRIQLLGKTEMTFFEQLTDEDKRDRMERLCTYDTPAIILARGMEAPPELKEAANSVGVPVFSGDVSTTRLSSRVTTFLESKLAPMTAMHGVLIDIYGIGVLITGSSGVGKSETALDLVRRGHRLVADDSVEIRQEQEGTLVGQAPELIQHLLEIRGLGIINVMTLFGAGSVRNEKRIGLAIDLETWDQKKQYDRLGLDEDAVEIFDTKLPKITVPVRPGRNLAVIIEVAAMNFRLKRMGINAAEQFSERLTSVIEDSD; encoded by the coding sequence ATGGCAGATGTAACATCCAAAGATTTAATGAAAGAACTCAAACTTACTTTACTAAATGACGAAGAATCGGTCACTTACAGACCCATCACCGTAAGCGATATCTCGCGACCAGGTATGGAAATGGCCGGATTCTTTACATACTATCCAGCTAAACGTATTCAGCTACTCGGAAAAACAGAAATGACGTTCTTCGAACAACTTACGGATGAAGATAAGCGCGACCGCATGGAGCGACTATGTACGTATGACACACCTGCAATTATTCTTGCACGTGGCATGGAGGCTCCACCGGAATTAAAGGAAGCCGCTAACTCTGTAGGTGTTCCTGTATTTTCTGGCGACGTATCGACAACACGTCTAAGCTCACGCGTGACGACGTTTTTAGAAAGCAAGCTCGCGCCGATGACGGCTATGCACGGTGTTTTAATTGATATTTATGGGATTGGGGTACTGATCACAGGCTCAAGCGGTGTTGGTAAATCGGAGACAGCGCTAGACTTAGTGCGTCGTGGGCATCGTCTTGTAGCGGATGATTCCGTAGAAATCCGTCAAGAGCAGGAAGGAACGCTTGTTGGACAAGCGCCAGAACTGATTCAGCACCTTTTAGAAATTCGTGGACTAGGTATCATTAACGTGATGACGTTATTTGGTGCAGGGTCTGTGCGAAATGAGAAGCGAATCGGTCTTGCGATTGACCTTGAGACGTGGGATCAGAAGAAGCAGTATGATCGTCTTGGACTCGACGAAGACGCTGTGGAGATTTTTGATACAAAGCTACCAAAGATTACGGTACCAGTACGTCCAGGACGTAACCTTGCCGTTATTATTGAAGTGGCAGCGATGAACTTCCGCTTGAAGCGCATGGGTATCAATGCAGCAGAGCAGTTCTCCGAGCGCCTAACAAGCGTGATTGAGGACAGCGATTAA